A section of the Pseudomonas fluorescens genome encodes:
- a CDS encoding NEL-type E3 ubiquitin ligase domain-containing protein, whose protein sequence is MTQKREVTQVADPLTQDLLLGALLDITGDLDKAQVLQENLPAWLVQAKPELLRAIEEAHAESRQPRERAARLLKRVVPLERFCAERLSRFLADKGFSSLDIEYDQLEVPRRALSGVGPDLGGALIEAVHLEKHSLLQAAMQNFPAALAEPNGMPRDAHIVVGAKRRRLPTLKAHEFAGYCRELDLGEAYQAHLREVFNLPAPEMSVGTLERGYNPALSDVGRSMCLDMKLNLHIAHGKGDISESTYTLLLEAVRLDRPATEARHMMFHHKPLVWHGLNIGGACLWTVLVLCGDSPAGGLSGPLVVYMPGEPVRVVYEYPSLEDFTTYLTLKLQVGSYRKAFTRYLDESERFNFFTRFDQDRTLALMQPLPVTGNFSAFFFNACVGKTQLDARVLAVPVVQVDEEARRQRLQNYLDVGLTLLNVAGMVVPLLGQLMMGVAVGQLLGEVYEGFEDWRHHQNSEALEHLINVAENIAAMALFAAGVKAVGVIKRTLLPASEFFDGLEAVRLPDNRTRLWRGSLRAYRHSLDLRGTIASPRGLYQVNGQSYVKVDGGLYAIAFDGRAGYWRAQHPQRADAYRPPMIHNNQGGWQFTFERPWQWHDATYLLQRLDPSLRGLPAGHLQEIADITQMSVPRLQQLARQNLPLPERFRDCALRYERKQTVRDLLWQMEHDEALDSATARAQMLALPLLDGWPQGRFFEVLDNEGNLLERYPDTAPFDYEDLSIHITEQELSEGSVIPKVLQALDHEDKRPLVGSVADLREEQEVLTRRLIASLKENQHRVYEALYQSGDVIDQSDHGLLKGHYPQLPIRVAWEVMTQATAAERWQLRSRGRVPLRVAQRAQERVESLHEDHVLMGLYLPELASDATLRVVCGLLPFVEGWPENLMLQIRNQTLDGPLLAQVGNESATLRRMVVKQSAGFRVSEDGATGLGALTQGREGLYHAILDAMPARERAALGLTGADQAGQLRYRIASKAQGQRPRLARYIWPDRPVRQPRLAACAQSVPGEPVRHPAGLVRKVRKLFPLFDDLRVSTFLQALGEDHLSRAKAVRGLQIQYEQLHRALKEWRKEAAWTISLPDGQVNHRLNRFQAMQAIERSWQYATLLADEQSRKVPSLVLDGLTVGPLPTLPAGVSFDHVQQLSLRRMELNDDVAYFLKHFKGLRTLELNDNQLTRLPEVLVQMPHLRHLYLGGNRLQMTEYTRGKLASLSNLRVLNLSDNPLLDPPLVSQLFDLRHLALRDCRLKEVPRGLWRIPHLEQVDLRGNDIADLPGWLYNVPRQLAQVINLRHNPLDLRSRRLLRNYRNSTGVGMGFLEDDLGRLSEQSARELWLADGRESYYSQRTETWSMLRDEPGADGLFKLLSELGGTADTTYIREDMNRRVWRVLEAASGDAGLREEIFARAATPINCDDAAAVSFSNLEVLVEIHEASKAVEGGQVTAGTLLKLARGLFRLDQLERLARRHSDEHPMVDPLEVSLAYRTGLVDSFHLPGQPRHMRFSRLAGVTQQALSDAEVHVRAAELSPDLQKFVIELPFWRHYLKRTYGGSFERLNDPFDTRMQAVFDQSLTLNDTAYRNQMNLILHEQQQAEQLEYARLTQEALRQEGLSLACELPLL, encoded by the coding sequence ATGACGCAAAAACGTGAGGTGACTCAAGTCGCCGACCCCTTGACGCAAGATCTGTTGTTGGGAGCGCTATTGGATATTACTGGTGATCTGGACAAGGCCCAGGTGCTCCAGGAAAACCTGCCGGCCTGGCTGGTGCAGGCAAAGCCTGAACTGTTGCGGGCGATTGAAGAGGCTCATGCCGAAAGCCGGCAGCCGCGTGAGCGGGCTGCGCGATTGTTAAAGCGCGTGGTGCCTCTGGAGCGGTTTTGTGCCGAGCGCTTGAGCCGGTTTCTGGCTGACAAGGGTTTCAGTTCGCTGGACATCGAATACGACCAATTGGAGGTGCCCAGGCGCGCACTCTCTGGCGTGGGGCCTGATTTGGGTGGCGCGCTGATCGAGGCCGTTCACCTTGAGAAACACAGCCTGTTGCAGGCAGCTATGCAAAATTTCCCCGCAGCCCTCGCTGAGCCCAACGGAATGCCACGGGACGCGCATATCGTTGTCGGGGCAAAGCGCAGGAGACTGCCGACCCTCAAGGCTCATGAGTTCGCGGGCTACTGTCGTGAGTTGGATCTGGGCGAGGCGTATCAAGCGCATCTGCGTGAGGTCTTCAACCTGCCGGCGCCGGAGATGTCGGTGGGCACCCTTGAGAGAGGGTACAACCCGGCGTTGAGCGATGTCGGCCGGTCCATGTGCCTGGACATGAAGCTCAACCTGCACATCGCCCATGGCAAAGGTGACATCAGTGAGTCGACGTACACACTGCTGCTTGAGGCGGTCAGGCTCGACCGCCCGGCGACAGAGGCTCGACACATGATGTTCCACCACAAGCCGCTGGTGTGGCACGGCCTGAACATTGGCGGCGCCTGTTTGTGGACGGTACTGGTGCTATGTGGCGACTCGCCGGCCGGGGGCTTGAGTGGCCCGCTGGTGGTGTACATGCCTGGGGAGCCGGTGCGCGTTGTGTACGAATACCCATCGCTGGAGGACTTCACGACCTATCTGACCCTGAAGCTGCAAGTCGGGAGCTATCGCAAGGCGTTCACCCGCTATCTGGATGAGTCCGAGCGTTTCAATTTCTTCACCCGCTTTGACCAGGACAGAACTTTGGCGCTCATGCAGCCGTTGCCAGTGACGGGCAACTTCTCTGCGTTTTTCTTCAACGCCTGCGTGGGGAAAACCCAACTGGATGCGCGAGTCCTGGCTGTGCCGGTGGTGCAGGTCGATGAAGAGGCGCGCCGGCAGCGTTTGCAGAACTACCTTGATGTGGGCTTGACCTTGCTGAATGTCGCCGGGATGGTGGTGCCGCTCTTGGGGCAACTGATGATGGGCGTGGCTGTCGGCCAGTTGCTGGGTGAGGTCTACGAGGGATTTGAGGATTGGAGGCATCATCAAAACAGCGAGGCGCTTGAGCACCTGATCAATGTGGCGGAAAACATCGCCGCCATGGCGTTGTTTGCCGCCGGCGTCAAGGCTGTGGGGGTGATCAAGCGCACCCTGTTACCGGCGTCCGAGTTTTTTGATGGGCTGGAGGCGGTCCGGTTACCCGATAATCGCACGCGCCTTTGGCGCGGTAGCCTGCGTGCGTATCGGCACTCGCTCGACCTGCGGGGCACTATTGCCAGCCCCAGGGGCCTTTACCAGGTCAACGGGCAGTCTTACGTCAAGGTGGATGGAGGGCTTTATGCAATTGCCTTTGATGGGCGCGCGGGATACTGGCGAGCGCAGCATCCGCAACGTGCAGACGCTTATCGCCCGCCCATGATCCACAACAATCAAGGAGGCTGGCAGTTTACCTTCGAGCGACCTTGGCAATGGCACGACGCGACCTACCTGCTGCAACGCCTGGACCCCAGTTTGCGGGGTTTGCCTGCGGGCCACCTGCAGGAAATTGCCGACATTACGCAGATGAGTGTGCCCCGCTTGCAGCAATTGGCCCGGCAGAACCTGCCGCTGCCGGAGCGCTTTCGCGACTGTGCGTTGCGCTATGAACGCAAGCAGACGGTGCGTGACTTGCTTTGGCAAATGGAGCACGACGAGGCGCTGGATAGCGCTACAGCGAGGGCCCAGATGCTGGCGTTGCCGTTGCTGGACGGATGGCCGCAAGGGCGCTTCTTCGAGGTATTGGACAATGAAGGCAACCTGCTTGAGCGTTACCCCGACACGGCACCTTTCGATTATGAAGACCTGAGTATCCACATCACCGAACAGGAACTCAGTGAGGGCAGTGTGATACCCAAGGTGCTGCAGGCCTTGGATCATGAAGACAAACGGCCTCTGGTGGGCAGCGTGGCAGATCTCCGTGAGGAGCAGGAGGTGTTGACCCGCAGGTTGATCGCATCGCTCAAGGAAAACCAGCATCGGGTCTACGAAGCGCTCTATCAGTCTGGGGACGTGATCGACCAGAGTGATCATGGGCTGCTCAAGGGACATTATCCCCAGTTACCGATCCGTGTGGCATGGGAGGTCATGACCCAGGCCACGGCGGCAGAACGCTGGCAATTGCGCAGCCGCGGCCGGGTGCCGCTGCGGGTGGCTCAACGGGCGCAGGAGAGGGTGGAGAGCCTGCATGAGGATCACGTCTTGATGGGCTTGTACTTGCCCGAGTTGGCCAGCGACGCGACCCTGCGTGTGGTATGCGGGTTGCTACCGTTCGTGGAGGGGTGGCCTGAGAACCTGATGTTGCAGATACGCAATCAGACCCTTGATGGCCCGCTACTGGCCCAGGTGGGGAATGAGTCGGCGACGCTTCGACGTATGGTGGTCAAGCAGAGCGCAGGATTCAGGGTCAGTGAGGACGGTGCCACGGGGCTGGGAGCGCTGACGCAAGGGCGCGAAGGTCTGTATCACGCCATTCTTGACGCCATGCCCGCCCGTGAGCGTGCCGCGCTGGGGTTGACTGGCGCCGATCAGGCTGGTCAGTTGCGCTATCGCATCGCGAGCAAGGCACAGGGTCAACGCCCTCGTCTGGCCCGTTACATCTGGCCCGACAGGCCGGTACGCCAACCCCGTCTGGCTGCGTGTGCGCAGTCGGTACCGGGTGAGCCGGTTCGCCATCCGGCAGGGTTGGTACGCAAAGTCAGAAAGCTCTTCCCGTTGTTCGATGATTTGCGTGTATCTACGTTCCTTCAGGCCCTGGGGGAGGATCATCTGAGCCGTGCAAAAGCCGTTAGGGGGCTGCAGATCCAATACGAGCAGCTGCATCGTGCACTCAAGGAGTGGCGCAAGGAAGCGGCCTGGACGATCTCGCTCCCCGACGGGCAGGTCAATCATCGACTCAATCGTTTCCAGGCGATGCAGGCTATCGAGCGCAGTTGGCAGTACGCGACGTTGTTGGCAGACGAGCAAAGCCGGAAGGTCCCCAGCCTGGTGCTGGACGGCTTGACGGTGGGGCCGTTGCCGACGTTGCCGGCAGGTGTCAGTTTTGACCATGTGCAGCAGTTGTCGCTCAGGCGCATGGAGCTCAATGACGACGTGGCTTATTTCCTCAAGCACTTCAAGGGGCTGCGCACCCTGGAGTTGAACGATAACCAGCTCACCCGCTTGCCTGAAGTGTTGGTGCAGATGCCCCACCTTCGACATCTGTACCTGGGTGGTAATCGCTTGCAAATGACGGAATACACCCGTGGCAAGCTCGCCAGCCTGAGCAATCTTAGGGTACTGAACCTGAGCGACAACCCGCTGCTGGATCCCCCGCTGGTCAGCCAGCTCTTTGATTTACGCCATCTGGCCTTGCGTGATTGCCGGCTCAAGGAGGTACCCAGGGGCTTGTGGCGGATTCCTCACCTCGAACAGGTTGATCTGCGCGGCAACGATATCGCCGACTTGCCAGGTTGGTTGTACAACGTGCCCCGGCAATTGGCGCAGGTGATCAACCTGCGACACAACCCGCTGGACCTGCGCAGTCGTCGGTTATTGCGCAACTACCGCAATAGCACCGGCGTGGGCATGGGCTTTCTGGAGGACGACCTGGGGCGCCTGAGCGAGCAAAGTGCGCGGGAACTGTGGCTGGCGGATGGCCGGGAGTCGTATTACTCCCAGAGAACCGAGACCTGGAGCATGCTGCGCGATGAACCCGGCGCAGATGGCCTGTTCAAGCTCCTGAGCGAGTTGGGTGGCACGGCAGACACCACGTATATACGCGAGGACATGAACCGACGCGTGTGGCGAGTACTGGAGGCTGCCAGTGGCGATGCCGGTTTGCGTGAGGAGATTTTCGCGCGGGCGGCAACGCCGATCAATTGTGATGACGCGGCGGCGGTCAGCTTTAGCAATCTGGAGGTTCTGGTTGAAATCCATGAGGCGTCAAAGGCGGTGGAGGGTGGCCAGGTAACCGCTGGCACATTGTTGAAGCTGGCCCGTGGCCTGTTTCGCCTGGATCAGTTGGAGCGCCTGGCGCGTCGTCACAGTGATGAACATCCGATGGTCGATCCGCTGGAGGTCAGCCTTGCGTATCGAACCGGCCTGGTCGATAGCTTCCATTTGCCGGGCCAGCCAAGGCATATGCGCTTTTCTCGCCTAGCCGGTGTGACCCAGCAGGCCCTGAGTGACGCCGAAGTGCACGTCAGGGCGGCGGAACTGTCGCCGGATTTGCAGAAGTTCGTGATCGAGCTGCCGTTCTGGCGGCATTACCTCAAGCGCACCTATGGCGGATCGTTCGAGCGCCTGAATGATCCATTCGATACGCGCATGCAGGCCGTCTTCGACCAGAGCCTGACCCTGAACGACACCGCCTATCGCAACCAAATGAACCTGATACTGCATGAGCAGCAGCAGGCCGAACAGCTTGAGTACGCACGCCTGACCCAGGAAGCGTTGAGGCAGGAAGGGTTGAGCCTGGCCTGTGAACTCCCGCTGCTGTGA
- a CDS encoding thiolase family protein codes for MREVVIVDSVRTGLAKSFRGKFNQTRPDDMAAHCVNALLSRNGIDPASVEDCIVGAGSNEGAQGYNIGRNVAVLSRLGTGTAGMTLNRFCSSGLQAIAIAANQIASGCSDIIVAGGVESISLTMKSVNTDNLINPLLKEQVPGIYFPMGQTAEIVARRYHVSREAQDLYALQSQQRTAQAQAAGLFDDEIVAMAVKYKVEDKTSGEVQILDGVVDRDDCNRPDTTLASLCGLKPVFAEDGSVTAGNSSQLSDGASMTLVMSLEKALALGLKPKAFFRGFTVAGCEPDEMGIGPVFSVPKLLKARGLQVADIDLWELNEAFASQCLYARNRLEIDNARYNVNGGSISIGHPFGMTGSRQVGHLVRELQRRNLRYGIVTMCVGGGMGATGLFEAVR; via the coding sequence ATGCGTGAAGTAGTGATCGTCGACAGCGTGCGAACCGGCCTGGCCAAGTCCTTTCGCGGCAAGTTCAACCAGACCCGCCCCGATGACATGGCCGCGCATTGTGTCAACGCCTTGTTGAGCCGCAATGGCATCGACCCGGCCAGTGTCGAGGATTGCATCGTCGGCGCCGGCTCCAACGAAGGGGCCCAGGGCTACAACATCGGGCGCAATGTGGCGGTGCTGTCGCGCTTGGGCACCGGCACCGCAGGCATGACCCTCAACCGCTTCTGCTCCTCCGGGCTGCAGGCGATTGCCATTGCGGCCAACCAGATTGCTTCGGGGTGCAGCGATATCATTGTTGCCGGTGGCGTCGAGTCCATCAGCCTGACGATGAAAAGCGTGAATACCGACAACCTGATCAACCCATTGCTCAAGGAACAGGTGCCGGGCATCTACTTCCCCATGGGCCAGACCGCCGAGATTGTCGCTCGCCGCTATCACGTCAGCCGTGAGGCGCAGGACCTATACGCCCTGCAAAGCCAGCAGCGCACCGCCCAGGCCCAGGCCGCCGGGCTGTTCGACGATGAAATCGTGGCCATGGCGGTCAAGTACAAGGTCGAGGACAAAACCAGCGGTGAAGTGCAGATCCTAGATGGCGTGGTCGACCGCGACGACTGCAACCGCCCGGACACCACCCTGGCCAGCCTTTGCGGGCTCAAGCCGGTGTTCGCCGAGGACGGCTCGGTGACGGCGGGCAATTCATCGCAATTGTCCGATGGCGCGTCGATGACCCTGGTGATGAGCCTGGAAAAGGCCCTGGCGCTGGGGCTCAAGCCCAAGGCGTTTTTCCGCGGGTTTACCGTGGCAGGTTGCGAACCGGACGAAATGGGCATCGGCCCGGTGTTCTCGGTCCCCAAACTGCTCAAGGCCCGTGGCCTGCAAGTGGCGGATATCGACCTGTGGGAACTCAACGAGGCATTTGCGTCCCAGTGCCTGTATGCGCGCAATCGCCTGGAGATCGACAATGCCAGATACAACGTCAACGGTGGTTCGATCTCCATTGGCCACCCGTTTGGCATGACCGGGTCGCGCCAGGTCGGGCATCTGGTGCGTGAATTGCAGCGGCGCAATTTGCGCTATGGCATCGTCACCATGTGCGTGGGAGGTGGGATGGGGGCGACCGGCTTGTTCGAAGCCGTGCGCTAA
- the mnmC gene encoding bifunctional tRNA (5-methylaminomethyl-2-thiouridine)(34)-methyltransferase MnmD/FAD-dependent 5-carboxymethylaminomethyl-2-thiouridine(34) oxidoreductase MnmC: MKPVLQNAQLDWDDQGRPRSRVFDDVYFSDQSGLEETRYVFIEQNRLQERFAALPDGGRLVIGETGFGTGLNFLCAWQLFEQHAVPGARLHFVSVEKYPLSPADLQRALALWPQLQAFATPLLAQYVAIHQGFQRLLLDGGRVTLTLLIGDALEQLPHLDAQVDAWFLDGFAPAKNPDMWTAELFAELARLAAPGATISTFTSTGWVRRLLNGAGFKMKRTPGIGHKWEILRGEFLGWPTDTPPPVAVKPWFARPATPSHERRALVIGAGLAGCASAASLAARGWQVCLLERHAGLAQEASGNPQGVLYLKLSAHGTALSQMIVSGFGHTRRLLEHLQRGVDWDDCGVLQLAFNAREAERQAQLADAFAGDLLHRLDRPQAQAQAGIGLEHGGLFFPEGGWVHPPALCQWQASHPGIEVLAHHDVLELRKVDDQWQAWDGERLLGSAPVVVLAGAAEIKRFATCAELPLKRIRGQITRVPQTAASGALATVVCAEGYVAPPRLGEHTLGASFDFKSDDVTPTAAEHASNLALLQEISPDLARRLQADSLAPQTLEGRAAFRCTSPDYLPIVGPLADASAFNLAYQALGKDARQVPDTPCPWLDGLYVNSGHGSRGLITAPLSGELLAAWLDNEPLPLPRHVAEACHPNRFALRSLIRGQATRRLT; this comes from the coding sequence ATGAAACCCGTACTGCAGAACGCCCAACTCGACTGGGATGACCAGGGACGCCCACGCTCACGGGTGTTCGATGATGTGTATTTTTCCGACCAGAGCGGCCTGGAAGAAACACGCTATGTGTTCATCGAGCAGAACCGTCTGCAGGAAAGATTCGCCGCACTGCCTGACGGTGGGCGCCTGGTGATTGGTGAAACCGGCTTCGGCACCGGCTTGAATTTTCTGTGCGCCTGGCAGTTGTTTGAACAACATGCGGTGCCGGGTGCGCGCCTGCATTTTGTCAGCGTGGAAAAATACCCGCTCAGCCCGGCCGACCTGCAGCGGGCCCTGGCTCTCTGGCCGCAGCTGCAGGCTTTCGCCACCCCGTTGCTGGCGCAGTACGTGGCGATCCACCAAGGCTTTCAACGCCTGCTACTGGACGGTGGTCGCGTCACCCTGACCCTGCTGATCGGCGATGCCCTGGAACAGTTGCCACACCTGGATGCGCAGGTTGACGCCTGGTTTCTCGATGGGTTTGCCCCGGCAAAAAACCCCGACATGTGGACCGCCGAGCTGTTTGCCGAACTGGCACGCCTGGCCGCCCCTGGCGCGACCATCAGTACCTTCACCAGCACCGGCTGGGTACGTCGCCTGCTCAATGGTGCCGGGTTCAAAATGAAGCGTACGCCGGGCATTGGCCACAAATGGGAAATCCTGCGTGGCGAATTCCTCGGCTGGCCCACTGACACGCCACCACCCGTAGCCGTCAAGCCCTGGTTCGCCCGGCCCGCCACGCCCAGTCATGAGCGGCGCGCCCTGGTAATCGGTGCCGGCCTGGCCGGCTGCGCCAGCGCTGCCAGCCTGGCGGCGCGGGGCTGGCAGGTCTGCCTGCTGGAGCGCCATGCCGGGCTGGCCCAGGAAGCCTCGGGCAACCCGCAAGGGGTACTGTATCTCAAGCTGTCGGCGCACGGCACAGCGTTATCGCAAATGATCGTCAGCGGTTTCGGGCATACCCGACGCTTGCTGGAACACCTGCAACGCGGCGTGGACTGGGACGACTGCGGCGTTCTGCAACTGGCGTTCAATGCCCGCGAGGCCGAACGCCAGGCCCAATTGGCCGATGCCTTTGCCGGGGATTTGCTGCACCGCCTGGACCGGCCGCAGGCCCAGGCCCAGGCCGGCATCGGCCTGGAGCACGGCGGGCTGTTTTTCCCCGAAGGCGGTTGGGTTCACCCGCCCGCCCTGTGCCAGTGGCAAGCCAGCCATCCCGGCATTGAAGTGCTGGCCCATCACGACGTCCTGGAACTGCGCAAGGTCGATGACCAATGGCAGGCCTGGGACGGTGAGCGCCTGCTGGGAAGTGCCCCGGTGGTGGTCCTGGCCGGCGCCGCCGAAATCAAGCGCTTTGCTACCTGCGCCGAGCTGCCCCTCAAGCGCATTCGCGGGCAGATCACCCGCGTGCCGCAAACGGCAGCCAGCGGGGCGCTGGCCACCGTGGTTTGTGCCGAAGGCTATGTCGCCCCGCCCCGCCTGGGCGAACACACCCTGGGCGCCAGTTTCGACTTCAAGAGCGATGACGTGACGCCAACCGCCGCCGAACATGCGAGCAACCTGGCGTTGCTGCAAGAGATTTCGCCGGACCTGGCCCGGCGCCTGCAAGCAGACAGCCTGGCACCGCAGACATTGGAGGGCCGCGCAGCGTTCCGTTGCACCAGCCCCGACTATTTGCCGATTGTCGGCCCACTGGCCGACGCCAGTGCCTTCAACCTGGCCTATCAAGCCCTGGGCAAAGACGCACGCCAAGTCCCCGACACACCCTGCCCGTGGCTCGACGGCCTGTATGTGAACAGCGGGCACGGCTCGCGCGGCCTGATTACCGCGCCGCTGTCCGGCGAGTTGCTCGCCGCCTGGCTGGATAACGAACCGCTGCCCTTGCCCAGGCACGTGGCCGAAGCCTGTCATCCCAACCGTTTCGCCCTGCGCAGCCTGATTCGTGGGCAGGCCACCCGCCGTCTCACCTGA
- a CDS encoding DMT family transporter, whose amino-acid sequence MHISSGRWVYGLSLTLLTALLWGILPIKLKQVLQVMDPITVTWFRLMVSGSCLFVYLAAVKRLPSPKVLGKRGGWLVAMAVCGLVGNYVLYLVGLKMLSPGTAQLVVQMGPIFLMIASVFLFKERFSLGQGVGLLVLLIGFALFFNQRLAELLTSLGTYTAGVLTILLATTIWVFYALGQKQLLTVWNSLQVMMVIYLCCAFLLLPWVHPIEVLQLSPLQGWLLLACCFNTLIAYGAFAEALAHWEASRVSATLAITPLVTFVAVAIAAWLWPDYVHAEQINGLGYGGAVLVVLGSASVALAPSLIAGLKARRSRLIQPL is encoded by the coding sequence ATGCACATCTCTTCCGGCCGCTGGGTCTATGGTTTATCCCTGACCCTGCTGACCGCGCTGCTCTGGGGCATTCTGCCGATCAAGCTCAAACAGGTGTTGCAGGTGATGGACCCGATCACCGTGACCTGGTTTCGCCTGATGGTGTCCGGCAGTTGCCTGTTTGTGTACCTGGCCGCCGTCAAGCGCCTGCCCAGCCCGAAAGTCCTGGGCAAGCGCGGTGGCTGGCTGGTGGCGATGGCGGTATGCGGGCTGGTGGGCAACTACGTGCTGTACCTGGTCGGGCTGAAGATGTTGAGCCCCGGCACCGCGCAATTGGTGGTGCAGATGGGGCCGATTTTCCTGATGATCGCCAGTGTGTTCCTGTTCAAGGAGCGTTTCAGCCTGGGGCAGGGCGTCGGCTTGCTGGTGCTGCTCATCGGCTTTGCGCTGTTCTTCAACCAACGCCTGGCAGAGCTGTTGACGTCCCTGGGTACCTACACCGCCGGGGTGCTGACGATTCTGCTGGCGACCACCATCTGGGTGTTTTATGCCCTGGGTCAGAAGCAATTGCTGACGGTATGGAATTCGCTGCAGGTAATGATGGTGATTTACCTGTGCTGTGCATTTTTGCTGCTGCCCTGGGTGCATCCCATAGAAGTGCTGCAACTGAGCCCGTTGCAAGGCTGGCTGTTGCTGGCCTGCTGTTTCAATACGCTGATTGCCTATGGCGCGTTTGCCGAGGCGCTGGCCCATTGGGAGGCGTCGCGGGTCAGTGCGACCCTGGCGATCACGCCGCTGGTGACGTTCGTCGCAGTGGCGATCGCAGCCTGGTTGTGGCCCGACTATGTGCACGCCGAGCAGATCAACGGCCTGGGTTATGGCGGCGCGGTGTTGGTGGTGCTTGGGTCGGCCTCGGTGGCGTTGGCCCCGTCCTTGATCGCCGGGCTCAAGGCTCGGCGATCAAGGTTGATACAACCCCTGTAG
- the pap gene encoding polyphosphate:AMP phosphotransferase, giving the protein MFESAEIGHAIDKETYDAEVPALREALLEVQYELAQQKRFPVIVLINGIEGAGKGETVKLLNEWMDPRLIEVRTFDQQTDEELARPPAWRYWRQLPAKGRMGVFFGNWYSQMLQGRVHGQIKDARLDQAIAGAERLEKMLCDEGAVIFKFWFHLSKKQMKARLKALQDDPLHSWRISPLDWQQSATYDKFVHFGERVLRRTSRDYAPWHVIEGVDAHYRGLTVGKILLEGLQNALKAAKAKASGMNPAPLLASVDRRSLLDSLDMSLSLDKGDYEEQLITEQARLSGLLRDKRMRKHALVTVFEGNDAAGKGGAIRRVAAALDPRQYHIVPIAAPTEDERAQPYLWRFWRQIPARGMFTIFDRSWYGRVLVERIEGFCTPADWMRAYGEINDFEEQLRDAGVIVVKFWLAIDKQTQLERFQARETIPFKRFKITEDDWRNRDKWDDYRTAVGDMVDRTSTEISSWTLVEANDKRWARVKVLRTINRALEEAFAKSDRHDKKGKKK; this is encoded by the coding sequence ATGTTTGAATCTGCTGAAATCGGTCACGCCATCGACAAAGAGACCTACGACGCTGAAGTACCGGCCTTGCGCGAAGCCTTGCTTGAAGTGCAGTACGAACTTGCGCAGCAAAAGCGATTCCCGGTGATCGTGCTGATCAATGGCATTGAAGGGGCGGGCAAGGGCGAGACCGTCAAACTGCTCAATGAATGGATGGACCCGCGCCTGATCGAGGTGCGCACCTTCGACCAGCAGACCGACGAAGAATTGGCCCGCCCACCGGCGTGGCGCTACTGGCGGCAGTTGCCCGCCAAAGGGCGTATGGGCGTGTTCTTTGGTAACTGGTACAGCCAGATGCTGCAGGGCCGGGTCCATGGGCAGATCAAGGATGCCAGGCTGGACCAGGCGATTGCCGGTGCCGAACGCCTGGAAAAAATGCTCTGCGACGAAGGCGCCGTGATCTTCAAGTTCTGGTTCCACCTGTCCAAGAAGCAGATGAAGGCGCGTCTGAAGGCCCTGCAGGATGACCCCCTGCACAGTTGGCGTATCAGTCCGTTGGATTGGCAGCAGTCTGCGACCTACGACAAGTTCGTGCATTTTGGCGAGCGGGTGCTGCGTCGCACCAGCCGCGACTATGCACCCTGGCATGTGATCGAAGGGGTCGATGCCCATTATCGCGGGCTGACCGTCGGCAAGATTCTGCTCGAAGGTCTGCAGAATGCGCTGAAGGCGGCCAAGGCCAAGGCCAGCGGCATGAACCCGGCACCGCTGCTGGCGTCGGTTGACCGGCGCAGTTTGCTCGACAGCCTGGACATGTCCCTGAGCCTGGACAAGGGTGACTACGAAGAACAATTGATTACCGAACAAGCACGGCTATCCGGCCTGCTGCGCGACAAACGCATGCGCAAGCATGCCCTGGTGACCGTGTTTGAGGGTAACGATGCGGCAGGCAAGGGCGGGGCTATCCGGCGGGTGGCCGCCGCGCTGGACCCGCGCCAGTACCATATCGTGCCGATTGCCGCGCCGACCGAAGATGAACGGGCCCAGCCTTATCTGTGGCGGTTCTGGCGGCAGATCCCGGCGCGTGGCATGTTCACGATATTTGATCGCTCCTGGTACGGGCGCGTGCTGGTGGAACGCATCGAAGGCTTCTGCACCCCTGCGGACTGGATGCGCGCTTATGGCGAGATCAACGATTTTGAAGAGCAACTGCGCGATGCCGGCGTGATTGTGGTGAAGTTCTGGTTGGCGATCGACAAGCAAACCCAGCTGGAGCGTTTCCAGGCGCGGGAAACGATTCCATTCAAACGCTTCAAGATTACCGAGGACGATTGGCGCAACCGCGACAAGTGGGATGACTACCGGACGGCGGTGGGTGACATGGTCGACCGCACCAGCACCGAGATTTCTTCCTGGACGCTGGTGGAGGCCAACGACAAGCGCTGGGCCCGGGTCAAAGTGTTGCGCACGATCAACCGGGCGCTGGAAGAGGCGTTCGCCAAGTCGGACAGGCACGACAAGAAGGGCAAGAAGAAATAA